The following coding sequences are from one Paenibacillus stellifer window:
- a CDS encoding 2,3-butanediol dehydrogenase translates to MQALRWHNVKDLRVETIDEPKVLPGKVKIRVEWCGICGSDLHEYVAGPIFIPKDKAHPLTGEAAPIVMGHEFSGEIVEVGEDVNQFKVGDRVVVEPIFACGTCEACRQGKYNLCDKMGFLGLAGGGGGFSEYVSVNANMVFKIPDSLSFEQGALVEPSAVALHAVRQSQLKVGDKAAVFGAGPIGLLVIEALRASGAAEVYVIELSEERKQKAIELGAVVLDPRECDVVKELHDRTYGGVDVAYEVTGVPSVLSQSINSTKLGGQVMIVSIFEKDAPITPNNIVLKERNMTGIIGYRHVFPAVLSLMEQGYFPADKLVTKKIKLDEVIEQGFEALLKERNQVKILVSPRP, encoded by the coding sequence ATGCAGGCATTGAGATGGCATAATGTGAAAGACTTGAGAGTGGAGACAATCGATGAGCCGAAGGTCCTTCCCGGAAAGGTCAAAATCCGTGTGGAATGGTGCGGAATTTGCGGCAGCGACCTTCACGAATATGTGGCGGGTCCGATCTTTATCCCGAAGGATAAAGCCCATCCGTTGACCGGAGAAGCCGCTCCAATCGTTATGGGCCATGAATTCTCGGGTGAAATTGTCGAAGTCGGCGAAGACGTGAACCAGTTCAAGGTCGGCGACCGGGTTGTTGTTGAGCCGATCTTTGCATGCGGTACTTGCGAGGCGTGCAGACAGGGCAAATATAATCTCTGTGACAAAATGGGCTTCCTCGGACTGGCCGGAGGCGGGGGCGGTTTTTCCGAATACGTTTCCGTAAATGCTAATATGGTTTTCAAAATTCCGGATTCCTTGTCCTTCGAGCAGGGCGCTCTGGTCGAGCCGTCCGCTGTCGCGCTTCATGCCGTCCGTCAAAGCCAGCTGAAGGTCGGCGACAAAGCCGCCGTGTTCGGCGCAGGACCGATCGGGCTGCTGGTCATCGAGGCATTGAGAGCCTCGGGCGCCGCCGAGGTCTATGTTATCGAGCTGTCCGAGGAACGCAAGCAGAAGGCGATAGAACTAGGCGCCGTCGTCTTGGACCCGAGAGAATGCGATGTTGTGAAGGAGCTGCATGACCGTACTTACGGCGGTGTCGATGTCGCGTACGAGGTAACGGGCGTTCCGTCCGTGCTGTCGCAATCGATCAACTCTACCAAACTGGGCGGCCAGGTGATGATCGTCAGTATTTTTGAAAAAGACGCTCCGATCACCCCGAACAATATCGTGCTGAAGGAACGCAACATGACAGGCATTATCGGCTACCGCCACGTATTCCCTGCCGTTCTTAGCCTGATGGAACAGGGCTATTTCCCGGCGGACAAGCTTGTGACGAAGAAGATCAAGCTGGACGAAGTGATCGAGCAGGGCTTCGAGGCTCTGCTGAAAGAGAGAAATCAGGTCAAAATCCTCGTCTCGCCAAGACCTTAA
- a CDS encoding LTA synthase family protein, producing MYGKKPRITGPFYAVTGLLLLKLLLLRFLFFDRIAWEWVAADAAPVLLIMGILAAVVPSRARTAAFWCFNLILSLILFAASVYFNHFGSVPTYLALYELDQVFQVRDSVESTVKMVDYLFFADFLLYGLWMIARKLRRRRRDYSPWSSYGPRGGSAIGSYSAYSPESGRFRVRAGFVVPLLCIVAGASWSAYTIHTSTGITNELVQAESAGFLNYEVVAAIRQHQNSNLVGTGNIEDTIGKLETLEASYNYGGQPTGTPAADYYGAMKGKNVIVIQMEAFQNFPLHQSLNGQELTPNLNKLADEGLYFPQVYQQIGPGNTSDAEFMSNTSIYPIGTLAMSTGFGDRKLPSLPRVLESKGYESYTFHINNVGFWNRKDLYAAIGFNGYYDKPYFKNDHFNSFGASDEQLYKTGIEKLSKLSQKGTPFYAQFVTASSHHPFKVPEAFRKITVPDDLKDTMLGDYLTAVNYTDYAIGTLIDGLKSSGLWDHTVLVFYGDHFGLQPQDVPPEQVEQALGIPYDSRVSRFNIPLIIHMPGSTQGKVIERTGGQTDIMPTLANLLGVSLQEEGVIAFGHDLLNIKHNVAGMRYYLPSGSFFNDDIMFVPGKSFQDGEAVSLKSLKPVSDFAKYEGDYEYMLKLLALSDEYVKLLPKR from the coding sequence ATGTATGGAAAAAAACCAAGGATCACCGGACCATTTTACGCCGTAACAGGTCTGCTTCTATTGAAGCTGCTGCTGCTGCGGTTTTTGTTCTTCGACCGGATCGCCTGGGAATGGGTGGCGGCGGATGCCGCGCCGGTGCTGTTGATTATGGGAATTCTGGCGGCAGTGGTGCCCTCCAGGGCAAGAACGGCTGCATTCTGGTGCTTCAACCTGATTTTGTCGCTGATTCTGTTTGCCGCAAGCGTCTACTTCAACCATTTCGGATCAGTCCCTACCTATCTGGCTCTGTATGAGCTGGATCAGGTGTTCCAGGTCAGGGACAGCGTGGAATCGACCGTGAAGATGGTTGATTATCTGTTCTTCGCGGACTTCCTTCTGTACGGGTTATGGATGATCGCGCGCAAGCTTCGCCGCCGCCGTCGCGACTATTCGCCTTGGTCCTCCTATGGCCCGCGCGGCGGGTCCGCTATCGGCTCCTATTCTGCCTATTCCCCAGAATCCGGGCGGTTCCGGGTTAGAGCAGGCTTCGTCGTTCCGCTTCTCTGCATTGTGGCAGGCGCTTCCTGGTCGGCTTACACGATTCACACCTCAACCGGAATTACGAATGAGCTGGTACAGGCGGAAAGCGCAGGCTTTCTGAATTATGAGGTGGTTGCCGCGATCCGCCAGCATCAGAACAGCAATCTGGTCGGAACCGGGAATATAGAGGATACGATCGGCAAGCTTGAGACGCTGGAAGCTTCCTATAATTACGGCGGACAGCCTACCGGCACGCCGGCAGCCGATTATTACGGAGCGATGAAGGGCAAGAATGTCATTGTCATACAGATGGAGGCTTTTCAGAACTTCCCGCTGCATCAGTCGCTGAATGGGCAAGAGCTGACGCCGAACCTGAACAAGCTGGCGGACGAGGGGCTGTATTTCCCGCAGGTGTATCAGCAGATCGGGCCGGGCAATACCTCCGACGCCGAATTCATGAGCAATACGTCGATTTATCCGATCGGCACGCTCGCGATGTCCACGGGGTTCGGTGACCGGAAGCTGCCGAGCCTGCCGCGAGTACTGGAGAGCAAGGGATATGAGAGCTATACGTTCCACATCAACAATGTAGGCTTCTGGAACCGCAAGGATCTGTACGCTGCCATCGGCTTCAACGGTTATTACGACAAGCCGTACTTCAAGAACGACCATTTCAATTCATTCGGCGCCTCGGATGAGCAGTTATATAAGACCGGGATCGAGAAGCTCTCCAAGCTTAGTCAAAAGGGTACGCCGTTCTACGCCCAATTCGTCACCGCCTCCAGCCATCACCCGTTTAAAGTGCCGGAGGCCTTCCGAAAAATAACAGTGCCTGACGACCTTAAGGACACGATGCTTGGTGACTATCTGACCGCGGTTAATTACACGGACTATGCCATCGGCACCCTGATTGACGGCCTGAAGAGCAGCGGGCTGTGGGATCATACCGTGCTGGTATTTTACGGGGATCATTTCGGCCTTCAGCCTCAGGATGTTCCGCCGGAGCAGGTGGAGCAGGCCTTGGGCATTCCCTACGATTCCCGCGTCAGCCGGTTCAATATCCCGCTCATTATTCATATGCCCGGCTCCACGCAGGGCAAGGTGATCGAACGGACGGGCGGACAGACGGATATTATGCCGACGCTCGCCAATCTGCTGGGGGTATCGCTGCAAGAAGAAGGGGTTATCGCGTTCGGGCATGATCTGCTGAACATCAAGCATAACGTGGCGGGGATGAGATATTACCTGCCGTCCGGCTCTTTTTTCAACGATGACATTATGTTTGTTCCCGGCAAAAGCTTTCAGGACGGCGAGGCCGTCTCGCTCAAGAGTCTTAAGCCCGTCTCCGATTTCGCCAAATACGAAGGGGATTACGAGTATATGCTGAAGCTTCTGGCTCTGTCCGATGAGTATGTCAAGCTGCTGCCGAAGCGTTAA
- a CDS encoding LacI family DNA-binding transcriptional regulator — translation MTNRSKITIEDVAKRASVSIATVSRAINNSGEISAGTRARILKIIEEMGFSPNRAAQSLKVRQTKQIALVVPDIRNAIIPDIAWSVEQMAKQYGYRVIQINTSGNPRTELEAVRDIKQLHVDGMIIMPLAYPKTLAALINKCAVPISILNFGKRLVGEIKADIVSLSVLEGKLVMEHLQGIGRTRIAYAGTSTKLIEDRYIAYEESVAHYDESLVYLGDELSTQMGERAADYFYHLERRPDAVYAVNDMVAIGIVNRFKKLGIRVPGDIAVVGIDNNPLTVLTEPQITSVSIMGSEAAGLATQMLLRRILESPEREYEKVRLEPRLIVRESSLAVMRT, via the coding sequence ATGACCAACAGAAGCAAGATCACGATAGAGGATGTGGCCAAAAGAGCTTCGGTGAGCATCGCCACCGTATCCCGGGCCATCAACAATTCCGGGGAAATCAGCGCAGGGACGCGGGCCAGAATTCTTAAAATAATCGAGGAGATGGGGTTCTCCCCCAACAGGGCGGCTCAGAGTCTGAAGGTCCGGCAGACCAAACAGATTGCGCTGGTCGTTCCCGACATCCGCAATGCCATCATTCCGGATATTGCCTGGTCAGTCGAGCAGATGGCCAAGCAATATGGCTACCGGGTCATTCAGATCAACACATCCGGAAATCCGAGGACTGAACTCGAAGCGGTCCGTGACATCAAACAGCTGCATGTGGACGGGATGATCATCATGCCGCTGGCATATCCCAAAACATTAGCCGCGCTGATCAATAAATGCGCTGTGCCCATCTCCATTTTGAATTTCGGGAAACGGCTGGTTGGTGAGATTAAAGCGGATATCGTCAGCTTGTCGGTGCTGGAGGGCAAGCTCGTTATGGAGCACTTGCAGGGGATCGGGAGGACGAGAATCGCTTATGCCGGCACATCCACGAAGCTGATCGAAGACCGGTATATCGCTTATGAAGAGTCCGTTGCCCATTATGATGAAAGTCTGGTCTATCTGGGGGATGAATTATCCACTCAGATGGGGGAGCGCGCCGCCGATTATTTCTATCATCTGGAGCGCAGGCCGGACGCCGTATATGCGGTCAATGACATGGTTGCGATCGGCATCGTCAACCGTTTCAAAAAATTGGGAATCCGTGTGCCCGGGGATATCGCCGTAGTCGGGATAGACAATAATCCCCTGACGGTCCTCACGGAGCCGCAGATCACTTCGGTCTCCATCATGGGAAGCGAGGCGGCGGGACTGGCTACTCAAATGCTGCTAAGACGGATATTGGAGAGTCCGGAGCGTGAATACGAGAAGGTGCGGCTTGAGCCACGGCTCATTGTGCGGGAATCCAGTCTTGCAGTCATGCGGACGTAG